One segment of Deltaproteobacteria bacterium DNA contains the following:
- a CDS encoding TIGR01212 family radical SAM protein, which yields MLIHRYFSLATYFRRRFGRRIQKIALDADSTCPNRDGTISSHGCTFCNQLGSGTGLARSGQSLSEQYLARRRAYLRKRTDARFMAYIQSFSNTHGPAARLRRLLHELENLPDLAGLAIGTRPDCLDQEKLHILRDAPGAETWLDLGLQSAHDRTLRRIQRGHDATCFAFWADQAAQAGLKVCAHVITGLPGEILADFEQTISFVNSLPVHGIKIHNLLVCSGATMENDWRHGRLRLLSRGESLHWLIRGLELLRPDIVVHRINADPNGDELLAPAWAADKRHFLDDARRLLETNDTWQGHALGHALPDWFAPTPLEAS from the coding sequence ATGCTAATCCACCGATACTTTTCATTGGCCACCTACTTCCGCCGCCGTTTTGGACGGCGCATCCAGAAAATCGCCCTGGACGCGGACAGCACGTGCCCGAATCGCGATGGGACAATTTCCAGTCACGGCTGCACCTTTTGCAACCAACTCGGTTCGGGGACCGGGTTGGCCCGTTCCGGACAGTCTCTCTCCGAGCAATATCTGGCCCGGCGACGCGCCTATCTCCGGAAGCGAACCGACGCTCGGTTCATGGCCTACATTCAATCATTCTCCAACACGCATGGCCCGGCCGCGCGTCTTCGCCGGCTGCTCCACGAGCTGGAAAACCTGCCCGATCTGGCGGGGCTGGCCATCGGAACCCGGCCAGACTGCCTGGACCAAGAAAAGCTGCACATCCTCCGCGACGCGCCCGGCGCGGAAACCTGGCTGGATCTTGGCCTGCAAAGCGCGCATGACCGGACCCTGCGACGCATCCAGCGCGGACACGACGCAACATGCTTCGCGTTCTGGGCCGACCAGGCAGCCCAGGCGGGGCTCAAGGTCTGCGCCCATGTCATCACGGGCCTTCCAGGCGAAATCCTGGCGGACTTCGAACAAACCATCTCCTTTGTCAACAGCCTCCCCGTGCACGGCATCAAGATTCATAATCTCCTCGTGTGCTCGGGCGCGACCATGGAAAACGACTGGCGCCACGGCAGGCTTCGTCTTTTGTCCAGGGGCGAGTCTCTCCATTGGTTGATCCGCGGTCTGGAACTTTTGCGTCCGGATATTGTCGTGCACAGGATCAACGCCGATCCCAATGGGGATGAACTCCTGGCTCCGGCCTGGGCCGCTGACAAAAGACATTTCCTGGACGATGCGCGTCGCCTGCTTGAAACCAATGACACCTGGCAAGGACACGCTCTGGGACACGCGCTCCCGGATTGGTTCGCGCCCACGCCCCTGGAGGCTTCATGA
- a CDS encoding MGMT family protein, translating to MTHIVETFANPWFSATFVWREGVLTQIDLTADSMPPTPPRSSLGPRLEWVVGHYHALDHAAWPELPLNMDILTPFARKVLTTLHREVPRGSWTTYGQLAARCGCARGARAVGGVMARNPWPLYLPCHRVLAANMGLGGFGPGLPLKRKLLELEGVLAPGHDSGPKAGVRNSSSTASASSA from the coding sequence ATGACCCACATCGTGGAAACATTTGCCAACCCGTGGTTCAGCGCCACATTCGTCTGGCGGGAAGGAGTACTGACCCAAATCGACCTGACCGCCGATTCCATGCCCCCCACCCCGCCCCGCTCTTCCCTGGGCCCCAGGCTGGAATGGGTCGTGGGACATTACCATGCCCTGGACCACGCCGCCTGGCCAGAACTGCCGCTGAACATGGACATCCTGACACCGTTCGCGCGCAAGGTCTTAACGACCCTACACCGCGAAGTCCCCCGTGGTTCCTGGACGACCTACGGCCAGCTGGCCGCGCGATGCGGATGCGCCCGTGGCGCGCGGGCCGTGGGCGGCGTCATGGCCCGCAATCCATGGCCGCTATATCTGCCCTGCCACCGCGTGCTCGCCGCCAACATGGGGTTGGGCGGTTTTGGTCCCGGCCTCCCCCTGAAACGAAAACTCCTGGAACTCGAAGGCGTCCTTGCCCCGGGTCACGACTCCGGTCCGAAAGCCGGGGTCCGCAACTCGTCGTCCACGGCATCGGCGTCTTCGGCGTAA
- a CDS encoding PilZ domain-containing protein → MLMTQERRRRTRVSLELSLLVACDGKQVRGVVHDLSLKGLACSTDDRLEAGKDCDLVLELDSGVRIRVHGRIIRDGRDSAIDFVRMDEVSFGHLRNLVRLYAEDADAVDDELRTPAFGPES, encoded by the coding sequence ATGCTCATGACACAGGAACGACGCAGACGGACCCGGGTCAGTCTGGAATTATCCCTGCTGGTCGCGTGTGACGGAAAACAGGTGCGCGGCGTGGTCCACGATTTGAGTCTCAAGGGCCTGGCCTGCTCCACGGATGACCGTCTGGAAGCGGGAAAAGACTGCGATCTGGTTCTGGAATTGGATTCCGGGGTCCGCATCCGCGTTCATGGCCGGATCATTCGCGACGGTCGGGACAGCGCCATCGATTTTGTCCGCATGGACGAGGTCAGTTTTGGGCATTTGCGCAATCTGGTCCGTCTTTACGCCGAAGACGCCGATGCCGTGGACGACGAGTTGCGGACCCCGGCTTTCGGACCGGAGTCGTGA